The Micromonospora krabiensis genome window below encodes:
- a CDS encoding TMEM175 family protein — protein sequence MTEAEDSPDAARVAEADRTKAFSDGVFAIVITLLVLELRVPEYHEGGLLAGLRHEGPSYLAFVVSFAYIGVIWLNHHALLRLVRGTTLALSWINLAILFGAVIIPFPTAVLASAFSEGDTADQRVAVALYALAAALMSAPWLAFFGYLHRHPALRASEVDAAHVRAQRVRPVTGLVLYGLSGLLGWFVHPVVGLVGIIVMIAYHAVTSEGLRAGPLGRLRPGRRG from the coding sequence GTGACCGAAGCGGAAGACAGTCCGGATGCGGCCCGGGTGGCGGAGGCGGACCGGACGAAGGCGTTCAGCGACGGTGTCTTCGCCATCGTCATCACCCTGCTGGTCCTGGAGCTGCGGGTGCCGGAATACCACGAGGGCGGCCTGCTGGCCGGGCTGCGCCACGAGGGTCCGTCCTACCTGGCCTTCGTGGTGTCCTTCGCCTACATCGGGGTGATCTGGCTCAACCACCACGCGCTGCTGCGCCTGGTGCGCGGCACGACGCTCGCGCTGAGCTGGATCAACCTCGCCATCCTCTTCGGCGCCGTGATCATCCCGTTCCCCACGGCGGTGCTGGCGTCGGCGTTCAGCGAGGGCGACACCGCCGACCAGCGGGTCGCGGTCGCGCTGTACGCCCTGGCGGCGGCCCTGATGTCCGCGCCCTGGCTGGCGTTCTTCGGCTACCTGCACCGCCACCCGGCGCTGCGGGCCTCCGAGGTCGACGCCGCCCACGTCCGGGCCCAACGGGTCCGCCCGGTCACCGGCCTGGTCCTGTACGGGCTGAGCGGCCTGCTCGGCTGGTTCGTCCACCCGGTGGTCGGGCTGGTCGGCATCATCGTGATGATCGCCTATCACGCGGTGACCAGCGAGGGCCTGCGGGCCGGTCCGCTCGGACGGCTCCGGCCCGGCCGGCGGGGCTGA
- a CDS encoding GH1 family beta-glucosidase, with translation MPDLSKLPPDFLWGVATAAYQIEGAVDADGRTPSIWDTWSAIPGNVDNGDTGAVACDHYHRWPEDLALLRRLGVDAYRFSVAWPRVLPDGVGRVNAAGLDFYDRLVDRLLADGIRPFVTLYHWDLPQALQDRGGWPERSTAEAFADYAAVVAARLGDRVTDWNTVNEPLCVSWIGHLEGRMAPGERDLTRAVRASHHTLLGHGLATQAVRANAARPASIGLVLNLSPIEPATDRPEDVAAARRMDGHVNRWWLDPVHGRGYPADMVATYGVEPPVQGDDLAVIATPTDFLGVNYYFRQLVVDDPAGPAPYARQVPVPGSRETAMGWEMYPAGLEQLLVAVSEEYRPEKIIVTESGSAWTDEVTAEGTVEDKERTDHLEQHLAACAAAVGRGVPLAGYFVWSLLDNFEWAYGYDKRFGLVHVDYATQRRTVKASGHRYAELIRAHQRLAGAAGAAASVA, from the coding sequence GTGCCGGACCTGTCCAAGCTGCCGCCCGACTTCCTCTGGGGTGTCGCCACCGCGGCGTACCAGATCGAGGGCGCCGTCGACGCCGACGGGCGAACCCCGTCCATCTGGGACACCTGGAGCGCGATCCCCGGCAACGTCGACAACGGCGACACCGGCGCGGTCGCGTGCGACCACTACCACCGGTGGCCGGAGGACCTGGCGCTGCTGCGCCGGCTGGGCGTCGACGCGTACCGCTTCTCGGTGGCCTGGCCCCGGGTGCTGCCCGACGGTGTGGGCCGGGTGAACGCGGCCGGTCTCGACTTCTACGACCGGCTCGTCGACCGGCTGCTCGCCGACGGGATCCGCCCGTTCGTGACGCTCTACCACTGGGACCTGCCCCAGGCCCTGCAGGACCGGGGCGGCTGGCCGGAGCGGTCCACGGCCGAGGCGTTCGCCGACTACGCGGCGGTCGTCGCGGCCCGGCTCGGTGACCGGGTCACCGACTGGAACACGGTCAACGAGCCGCTCTGCGTGTCCTGGATCGGGCACCTGGAGGGGCGGATGGCCCCGGGCGAGCGGGACCTGACCCGGGCGGTCCGCGCCTCGCACCACACGCTGCTGGGGCACGGGCTGGCCACCCAGGCCGTGCGGGCCAACGCGGCCCGGCCCGCGTCGATCGGGCTGGTGCTCAACCTCAGCCCGATCGAGCCGGCGACGGATCGGCCGGAGGACGTCGCGGCCGCCCGGCGGATGGACGGCCACGTCAACCGCTGGTGGTTGGACCCCGTGCACGGGCGCGGGTACCCGGCCGACATGGTCGCCACCTACGGCGTCGAGCCGCCCGTCCAGGGCGACGACCTGGCCGTGATCGCGACGCCGACCGACTTCCTCGGCGTGAACTACTACTTCCGCCAGCTGGTCGTGGACGACCCGGCCGGCCCGGCCCCGTACGCCCGGCAGGTGCCGGTGCCCGGCTCACGGGAGACGGCGATGGGCTGGGAGATGTACCCGGCCGGGCTGGAGCAACTGCTGGTCGCGGTGAGTGAGGAGTACCGGCCGGAGAAGATCATCGTCACCGAGAGCGGCTCGGCGTGGACCGACGAGGTGACGGCGGAGGGCACGGTCGAGGACAAGGAGCGCACCGACCACCTGGAGCAGCACCTCGCGGCGTGCGCCGCCGCCGTCGGCCGGGGCGTGCCGCTGGCCGGCTACTTCGTCTGGTCGCTCCTGGACAACTTCGAGTGGGCCTACGGCTACGACAAGCGCTTCGGGCTGGTGCACGTCGACTACGCCACCCAGCGGCGGACGGTCAAGGCGAGCGGTCACCGCTACGCCGAGCTGATCCGCGCCCACCAGCGGCTGGCCGGTGCGGCCGGCGCCGCCGCGTCGGTGGCCTGA
- a CDS encoding carbohydrate ABC transporter permease — protein sequence MRETAGERWGRRIVLTLLSLFVVIPLYVMITSAAKPLQDVQNGFTWWPSRPTLQPFVDMWSTVPLARYLVNSLVVSSIAAVCSVAVAIFAAFAVSRYRFRGRGLFSVTVLSTQMFPGILFLLPLFLIYVNLGNATGIELYASRTGLVITYLTFSLPFSIWMLVGYFDSIPRGLDEAAQVDGAGPLRTLFRVILPAAVPGVVAVTVYAFMTAWGEVLFASVMTDEGSRTLAVGLQGYSTQFNVYWNQVMAASLVVSVPVVAGFLALQRYFVAGLTAGAVK from the coding sequence ATGCGTGAGACCGCCGGCGAGCGCTGGGGCCGCCGCATCGTGCTGACCCTGCTCTCGCTGTTCGTCGTCATCCCGCTCTACGTGATGATCACGTCGGCCGCCAAGCCGTTGCAGGACGTGCAGAACGGCTTCACCTGGTGGCCGAGCCGCCCGACCCTCCAGCCGTTCGTCGACATGTGGAGCACCGTGCCGCTGGCCCGGTACCTGGTGAACAGTCTGGTCGTGTCGAGCATCGCCGCGGTCTGCTCGGTCGCCGTCGCGATCTTCGCGGCGTTCGCCGTCAGCCGGTACCGGTTCCGTGGCCGCGGGTTGTTCTCGGTGACCGTGCTCTCCACCCAGATGTTCCCCGGCATCCTCTTCCTGCTGCCGCTGTTCCTCATCTACGTCAACCTCGGCAACGCCACCGGCATCGAGCTGTACGCCAGCCGCACCGGCCTGGTCATCACGTACCTGACCTTCTCCCTGCCGTTCTCGATCTGGATGCTGGTCGGCTACTTCGACTCGATCCCCCGGGGGTTGGACGAGGCGGCCCAGGTCGACGGCGCCGGCCCGCTCCGGACGCTGTTCCGGGTGATCCTGCCCGCGGCCGTGCCGGGGGTCGTCGCGGTCACCGTGTACGCGTTCATGACCGCCTGGGGCGAGGTCCTCTTCGCCTCGGTGATGACCGACGAGGGCAGTCGCACCCTGGCCGTGGGCCTGCAGGGCTACTCCACCCAGTTCAACGTCTACTGGAACCAGGTGATGGCCGCCTCGCTGGTGGTCAGCGTGCCCGTCGTCGCCGGGTTCCTCGCGCTGCAGCGCTACTTCGTCGCCGGCCTGACCGCCGGCGCGGTCAAGTGA
- a CDS encoding glycoside hydrolase family 16 protein: MRSIRAIAALALAAVGLSVALTATTAAPAAAAPGAVTWSDDFNGAAGSAPDPSKWRYDIGGGGWGNNELQYYTNSTRNAALDGNGNLVITARRENPGNFSCWYGSCQYTSARLLTAGTFAQAYGRFEARIKIPRGQGLWPAFWMLGTSSNNWPDRGEIDIMENVGYEPSTVHGTLHGPGYSGGNAVGAQTSLPGGQALADAFHTYTIDWAPDAITWYLDGVQYSRKTAADLRGNRWVFDHPFFMIMNVAVGGNWPGSPDASTVFPQTMTIDYVRVQAWDTGGGGGGTGAPVVGYGNKCVDVAGASTANGTAVQLWTCNGTAAQRWSWPSDGSVRALGKCLDVTSGGTANGTKVQLWDCNGSGAQRWVFSAAGDIVNPQANKCLDATGPSSADGTRLQIWDCTGAANQKWRR, translated from the coding sequence GTGCGCAGCATTCGTGCGATCGCCGCGCTCGCCCTCGCCGCCGTGGGGCTCAGCGTCGCGCTCACCGCGACCACCGCGGCACCCGCCGCGGCGGCGCCCGGTGCGGTGACCTGGTCCGACGACTTCAACGGCGCCGCCGGCTCCGCTCCGGACCCCAGCAAGTGGCGCTACGACATCGGGGGCGGCGGCTGGGGCAACAACGAGCTGCAGTACTACACCAACAGCACCCGCAACGCGGCGCTGGACGGCAACGGCAACCTGGTCATCACCGCCCGCCGGGAGAACCCGGGCAACTTCTCCTGCTGGTACGGCAGCTGCCAGTACACCTCGGCCCGCCTGCTGACCGCCGGCACGTTCGCGCAGGCGTACGGGCGGTTCGAGGCGCGCATCAAGATCCCCCGCGGGCAGGGGCTCTGGCCGGCCTTCTGGATGCTCGGCACGAGCAGCAACAACTGGCCCGACCGGGGCGAGATCGACATCATGGAGAACGTCGGCTACGAGCCGTCCACCGTGCACGGCACGCTGCACGGACCCGGCTACTCGGGTGGCAACGCGGTCGGCGCCCAGACCTCGCTGCCCGGCGGCCAGGCGCTCGCCGACGCCTTCCACACCTACACGATCGACTGGGCGCCGGACGCGATCACCTGGTACCTCGACGGCGTGCAGTACTCCCGCAAGACCGCGGCCGACCTGCGCGGCAACCGGTGGGTCTTCGACCACCCGTTCTTCATGATCATGAACGTAGCGGTCGGCGGCAACTGGCCCGGCTCCCCCGACGCCAGCACCGTCTTCCCGCAGACCATGACGATCGACTACGTGCGGGTGCAGGCCTGGGACACCGGCGGCGGAGGCGGCGGCACCGGCGCGCCGGTCGTCGGCTACGGCAACAAGTGCGTGGACGTGGCCGGGGCGAGCACCGCCAACGGCACCGCCGTGCAGCTCTGGACCTGCAACGGCACCGCCGCGCAGCGCTGGAGCTGGCCGAGCGACGGTTCGGTGCGGGCGCTGGGCAAGTGCCTCGACGTGACCAGCGGCGGGACCGCCAACGGCACGAAGGTCCAGCTCTGGGACTGCAACGGCAGCGGCGCGCAACGTTGGGTGTTCAGCGCGGCCGGCGACATCGTCAACCCGCAGGCCAACAAGTGCCTCGACGCGACCGGGCCCAGCTCGGCCGACGGCACCCGCCTGCAGATCTGGGACTGCACCGGCGCCGCGAACCAGAAGTGGCGCCGCTGA